From Caminibacter mediatlanticus TB-2, the proteins below share one genomic window:
- a CDS encoding nitrite/sulfite reductase — MIEKLQEVYNRHSKKINKIEKIKQESTPFEALERLKENKLLDIDRGFFLKCFGCFYKDNTDDYMIRVRIKDGTITPNQAKKIGEIAKEFGDDYIDLTTRSQIEFRFIKEENLYQVLQELESVGIVTYQTGVDNFRGILTDPFSGISVSNILDDRVLREKLEEEFLAKKDEVCALPRKFNIGICGNYKNTSNVFTQDLGFALAKKDGEYGYRVFMGGRVGMIGKDSNIFVNTDEAVLLFRGVKELFKKYGFRDNRNKNRFIFLLREVGLENFIKALEEYLDYEFKKGGELLTDIKINTHLKEELKNGKTAYKFIVPAGIFSGSDMIKAGELAQNYEGVIKLSFDQNFFITNADDSIEKSELYKKYSPNPARNYIVACAGIKTCKFGVIENKEDAINLSKDLENEIKEDGVIKFHWSACVKGCGIHGVGDFGFEGAKIKTNEGMKIGVHIFVGGRSNREGKKVLSVPLDEVKSYVLPIIQMYNKSEGLTYEEWFIKSNITEWAAAFIMKFNAKYFEFLPSLPLKSNKIEMFEIKELGNSLFYKIAGVHAFDDLFNPSQVKSLKEFGYKDEIHKVIDNMVAGKYQVWSEVLAEI, encoded by the coding sequence ATGATAGAAAAACTTCAAGAAGTATATAATAGACACTCAAAAAAAATTAATAAAATTGAAAAAATAAAACAAGAATCAACTCCATTTGAAGCATTAGAGAGATTAAAAGAAAATAAACTCTTAGATATTGATAGAGGTTTTTTCTTGAAATGTTTTGGATGTTTTTACAAAGATAATACAGATGATTATATGATAAGAGTTAGAATTAAAGATGGCACAATTACACCAAATCAAGCTAAGAAAATAGGCGAAATTGCAAAAGAATTTGGAGATGATTATATTGATTTAACAACAAGAAGTCAAATTGAATTTAGATTTATTAAAGAAGAGAATTTATATCAAGTTTTACAAGAGTTAGAGAGTGTAGGAATTGTAACTTATCAAACAGGAGTTGATAATTTTAGAGGAATATTAACAGACCCATTTAGCGGAATTAGTGTTAGTAATATTTTAGATGATAGAGTTTTAAGAGAAAAGCTTGAAGAAGAGTTTTTAGCAAAAAAAGATGAAGTTTGTGCACTTCCAAGAAAATTTAATATAGGAATTTGTGGAAATTATAAAAATACTTCAAATGTATTTACTCAGGATTTAGGTTTTGCATTAGCAAAAAAAGATGGAGAGTATGGATATAGAGTATTTATGGGTGGTAGAGTTGGAATGATTGGTAAAGATTCTAATATATTTGTAAATACTGATGAAGCAGTTTTATTATTTAGAGGGGTTAAAGAATTATTTAAAAAGTATGGATTTAGAGATAATAGAAATAAAAATAGATTTATCTTCTTATTAAGAGAAGTAGGTCTTGAAAATTTTATAAAAGCATTAGAAGAGTATTTAGATTATGAATTTAAAAAGGGAGGAGAGCTTTTAACTGATATTAAAATTAATACCCATCTAAAAGAAGAGCTAAAAAATGGAAAAACTGCTTATAAATTTATTGTCCCAGCTGGTATTTTTAGTGGTAGTGATATGATTAAAGCAGGAGAATTAGCTCAAAATTATGAGGGTGTTATAAAGCTTAGTTTTGATCAAAATTTCTTTATAACTAATGCTGATGATAGTATAGAAAAAAGCGAACTTTATAAAAAATACTCTCCAAACCCTGCAAGAAACTATATAGTTGCTTGTGCTGGGATAAAAACTTGTAAATTTGGAGTTATTGAAAATAAAGAAGATGCTATTAATTTAAGTAAAGACCTTGAAAATGAGATAAAAGAAGATGGAGTTATTAAGTTTCATTGGTCTGCTTGTGTTAAGGGGTGTGGAATTCATGGAGTTGGAGATTTTGGATTTGAGGGTGCTAAAATTAAAACTAATGAAGGGATGAAGATTGGAGTTCATATTTTTGTTGGGGGTAGAAGCAATCGTGAGGGCAAAAAAGTTTTATCTGTACCACTTGATGAAGTTAAAAGTTATGTTTTACCAATAATACAAATGTATAATAAAAGTGAAGGCTTAACATATGAAGAGTGGTTTATAAAATCAAATATAACTGAATGGGCAGCTGCTTTTATTATGAAGTTTAATGCAAAGTATTTTGAGTTTTTACCAAGTTTGCCTCTTAAATCAAATAAAATAGAAATGTTTGAAATTAAAGAGCTTGGAAATTCTTTGTTTTATAAAATTGCAGGAGTTCATGCGTTTGATGATTTATTTAATCCATCACAAGTAAAATCACTAAAAGAGTTTGGATATAAAGATGAAATTCATAAAGTTATTGATAATATGGTGGCTGGTAAATATCAAGTTTGGAGTGAGGTTTTAGCTGAAATATGA
- a CDS encoding type II toxin-antitoxin system prevent-host-death family antitoxin produces the protein MIVSANEIKRHGVSLFDKLFEKANEIIISVRGKKKYVVIDYEEYKKFREYELEKAYREVMEDIEKGDYKIVSAKEHIEEIKKCIN, from the coding sequence ATGATTGTTAGTGCGAATGAGATTAAAAGACATGGAGTTAGTCTATTTGATAAGTTGTTTGAAAAAGCAAATGAAATTATTATAAGTGTAAGAGGTAAAAAAAAGTATGTCGTAATTGATTATGAAGAGTATAAAAAATTTAGAGAGTATGAATTAGAAAAGGCTTACAGGGAAGTTATGGAAGATATTGAAAAGGGAGATTATAAAATAGTTAGTGCAAAAGAGCATATTGAAGAGATTAAAAAATGTATAAATTAG
- a CDS encoding type I restriction-modification system subunit M: protein MKTIEQREELHKRIWQIANDVRGAVDGWDFKQYVLGALFYRFISENFAEFMEGGEDFRYAEVSDDAITDEIKEEAIKTKGFFIYPSELFENVVKDCDNNENLNTDLARIFSNIENSAVGYPSEEKIKGLFADFDTTSNKLGATVKEKNKRLCAVLKGIAEINFGDKKHEIDLFGDAYEFLISNYAANAGKSGGEFFTPQYVSKLIAKLAAFNLKSVNKVYDPACGSGSLLLRARKEIEDIEEGFFGQEINHTTYNLARMNMFLHNINYDKFNIALGDTLTNPAFKDERPFDVIVSNPPYSIKWIGKDDPTLINDERFAPAGVLAPKSKADFAFIMHSLNYLSPKGRAAIVTFPGIFYRGGAEKKIREYLVENNYIETIIALAPNLFFGTSIAVNILVLSKHKTNTNIQFIDASKLYKQQTNTNILTDEHIDKILKVFESKEEIKYFSKNASIEEIKENDYNLSVNSYVEIEDTREKIDIKKLNQEIKETVKKIDFLRSEIDKIIEKMRAENKKWIY from the coding sequence ATGAAAACAATAGAACAAAGAGAGGAACTTCATAAAAGAATATGGCAAATAGCAAATGATGTCCGAGGTGCAGTTGATGGATGGGATTTTAAGCAGTATGTTTTAGGGGCACTTTTTTATAGATTTATAAGTGAAAATTTTGCCGAGTTTATGGAAGGCGGGGAAGATTTTAGATATGCTGAGGTTAGTGATGATGCAATAACAGATGAAATAAAAGAAGAAGCAATTAAAACAAAAGGCTTTTTTATATATCCAAGTGAATTGTTTGAAAATGTTGTGAAAGATTGTGACAATAACGAAAACTTAAATACAGACCTTGCAAGAATATTTAGCAATATAGAAAATTCAGCAGTAGGTTATCCGAGTGAAGAAAAGATAAAAGGACTTTTCGCTGATTTTGATACCACAAGCAATAAACTTGGAGCTACCGTAAAAGAGAAAAACAAAAGACTTTGTGCAGTATTAAAAGGAATAGCAGAGATTAATTTTGGCGATAAAAAACACGAAATTGACCTTTTTGGCGATGCTTATGAGTTTTTAATATCAAACTATGCAGCAAATGCAGGTAAAAGCGGAGGAGAGTTTTTTACACCTCAATATGTGTCAAAATTAATAGCAAAACTTGCAGCATTTAATCTAAAAAGTGTTAATAAAGTATATGACCCAGCGTGTGGTAGTGGTTCGCTTTTACTTAGAGCAAGAAAAGAGATAGAAGATATTGAAGAGGGATTTTTTGGTCAAGAGATAAATCATACAACATATAATTTAGCCAGAATGAATATGTTTTTGCATAATATTAATTATGATAAATTTAACATAGCCCTCGGAGATACTTTAACAAATCCAGCATTTAAAGATGAAAGACCTTTTGATGTAATAGTTTCAAATCCTCCATACTCAATTAAATGGATAGGAAAAGATGACCCAACATTAATAAATGATGAAAGATTTGCACCAGCAGGAGTGCTTGCACCAAAAAGCAAAGCCGATTTTGCTTTTATAATGCACTCATTAAATTACCTCTCACCAAAGGGAAGAGCGGCAATTGTTACATTTCCGGGTATTTTTTATAGAGGCGGGGCTGAGAAGAAAATAAGAGAGTATTTAGTAGAAAATAACTATATAGAAACTATAATAGCCCTTGCACCAAATCTATTTTTTGGCACAAGCATTGCGGTTAATATTTTAGTCCTTTCAAAACACAAAACTAATACAAATATTCAATTTATAGATGCAAGCAAACTATACAAACAACAAACAAATACAAATATTTTAACTGATGAGCATATAGATAAAATCTTAAAAGTTTTTGAGAGTAAAGAAGAGATTAAATATTTTTCTAAAAATGCATCAATAGAAGAGATAAAAGAAAATGATTATAACCTATCAGTTAATAGCTATGTAGAAATAGAAGATACAAGAGAAAAAATCGATATTAAAAAATTAAATCAAGAAATAAAAGAGACTGTTAAAAAAATAGACTTTTTAAGAAGTGAGATTGATAAAATTATTGAAAAGATGAGAGCGGAGAATAAAAAGTGGATATATTAG
- a CDS encoding MFS transporter, translating to MDYKSNNIKNILHGFFLALAMTIAEPSTILPLIVHHFSDSAVVVGIFASLLRGGAIVVQLFAAFYAQTFQKVMPYLKKVFAARVISWFLIGLSILLVGDKNPTLTLILFGIFLFIFSFSAGFGAIYFMEIIAKVFDKKSRGKTMANRQFFSALAAIISGGIAGWVLSEFEAPQSYAYLFMISAILMSIGMIAFSTIKEPIKENVSIKEKSFREFLKNAFLLLKEDKKLQVQILAMLFSYSFLFALPFVILEAKKTITLTGWLIGGFVTITMIGALIGNLFWKKLAPKYKEIFLISYILMILAFLLVLLFTNEISYFLFFFLVGFSMDGFKIAGMNILFEIAPEDKRPVYVALQNNLTSIGLFFSIPGGFILEKFGFKVLDIFTIIMLMVGLFFALKLKVENE from the coding sequence ATGGATTATAAAAGCAATAACATAAAAAATATACTTCATGGATTTTTTTTAGCACTTGCTATGACAATAGCAGAACCAAGCACAATTTTACCTTTAATTGTGCATCATTTTAGTGATAGTGCAGTTGTTGTTGGGATTTTTGCTTCTTTGCTTAGAGGTGGTGCAATTGTTGTTCAACTTTTTGCAGCGTTTTATGCGCAAACATTTCAAAAAGTTATGCCATATCTTAAAAAAGTCTTTGCTGCAAGAGTTATAAGCTGGTTTTTAATAGGACTTAGTATATTACTTGTTGGAGATAAGAATCCTACTTTAACTTTAATTTTATTTGGTATTTTTCTTTTTATATTTTCATTTTCAGCAGGATTTGGCGCAATTTATTTTATGGAAATAATTGCAAAAGTTTTTGATAAAAAAAGCCGTGGCAAGACAATGGCAAATAGGCAGTTTTTCTCAGCTCTTGCTGCAATTATTAGTGGAGGTATTGCTGGATGGGTTTTAAGTGAGTTTGAAGCACCACAAAGTTATGCTTATCTTTTTATGATAAGTGCGATTTTAATGAGTATTGGAATGATAGCTTTTTCAACAATAAAAGAACCAATAAAAGAGAATGTAAGTATTAAAGAAAAAAGTTTTAGAGAATTTTTAAAAAATGCCTTTTTGCTTTTAAAAGAAGATAAAAAACTTCAAGTCCAAATTCTTGCAATGCTTTTTAGTTATTCATTTTTATTTGCCTTGCCTTTTGTAATTTTAGAAGCTAAAAAAACTATAACCCTTACAGGATGGTTAATAGGAGGATTTGTAACAATTACAATGATTGGAGCTTTAATTGGTAATTTATTTTGGAAAAAATTAGCACCAAAATATAAAGAGATATTTTTAATTTCTTATATTTTAATGATTTTAGCTTTTTTATTGGTGTTGTTATTTACAAATGAAATTAGTTACTTTTTATTTTTCTTTTTAGTTGGGTTTTCTATGGATGGATTTAAAATTGCAGGAATGAATATTTTATTTGAAATAGCCCCAGAGGATAAAAGACCTGTTTATGTTGCATTACAAAATAACTTAACTTCAATTGGTCTATTTTTCTCAATTCCTGGTGGTTTTATTTTAGAAAAATTTGGATTTAAAGTTTTGGATATTTTTACTATTATTATGTTAATGGTAGGTTTATTTTTTGCATTAAAATTAAAGGTAGAAAATGAATGA
- a CDS encoding SIR2 family NAD-dependent protein deacylase has protein sequence MNEYKKAAEIIKNAKNLVAFTGAGISVESGIPTFRGPTGLWSKYDPKILDIDFFIQNPNESWKYIKEIFYDYMQDIKPNEAHYFLADLEKKGILKAVITQNIDNLHQKAGSKNVIEFHGTANKLECLNCKSKFNSFEVPLENIPPLCPKCNGVLKPDFVFFKEPIPKEAFEKSIYYSQNADIMLVIGTTGEIMPASELPFLAKQNGAAIIEINIEPSNYTNSITDIFLKDKATIAAKKLKSLF, from the coding sequence ATGAATGAATATAAAAAAGCTGCCGAAATTATAAAAAATGCTAAAAATTTAGTAGCTTTTACAGGGGCTGGAATTTCAGTTGAGAGTGGAATACCTACTTTTAGAGGTCCAACTGGACTTTGGAGTAAATATGACCCTAAAATTTTAGATATAGATTTTTTTATTCAAAATCCAAACGAATCTTGGAAATATATTAAAGAGATTTTTTATGACTATATGCAAGATATAAAACCAAATGAAGCTCACTATTTTTTAGCAGACCTTGAAAAAAAAGGTATTTTAAAAGCAGTTATTACTCAAAATATTGATAATTTACATCAAAAAGCAGGAAGTAAAAATGTAATAGAATTTCATGGGACTGCAAACAAACTTGAATGTTTAAATTGTAAAAGTAAATTTAATTCATTCGAAGTGCCTCTTGAAAATATACCTCCATTATGTCCAAAATGTAATGGAGTTTTAAAACCAGACTTTGTGTTTTTTAAAGAGCCAATCCCAAAAGAAGCATTTGAAAAATCAATATACTATTCTCAAAATGCAGATATTATGCTTGTAATTGGAACAACAGGCGAGATTATGCCAGCAAGTGAACTTCCATTTTTAGCTAAACAAAATGGTGCTGCTATTATAGAAATTAATATAGAACCTTCAAATTATACAAATTCAATTACAGATATTTTCTTAAAAGACAAAGCTACAATAGCTGCTAAAAAACTAAAATCACTTTTTTGA
- the radC gene encoding RadC family protein, with translation MKKLKELENLDKPREKLIKKGLKALKDYELMAILLGSGVKNKDVLKLSKEIINLFQKDFNLLNLEKLLSIHGLGIAKASQILSAIELSKRYLIKQNKKITSPKDIYYELKEYQNKKQEYFIALYLDGANYLCFKEVITIGILNQSLVHPREVFAPAIENRCASIIIAHNHPSGELIPSEADIKVTKRLKESGKILGIELLDHIIISKDGFYSFSENMLI, from the coding sequence ATGAAAAAACTTAAAGAGTTAGAAAACTTAGATAAACCAAGGGAAAAATTAATAAAAAAAGGTCTAAAAGCTTTAAAAGATTATGAGCTTATGGCCATACTTCTTGGAAGTGGAGTTAAAAACAAAGATGTATTAAAACTCTCAAAAGAGATAATAAATTTATTTCAAAAAGATTTTAATTTGCTTAATTTAGAAAAACTTTTATCAATTCATGGACTAGGAATTGCAAAAGCATCTCAAATATTAAGTGCAATTGAACTTTCAAAAAGATATCTCATAAAACAGAACAAAAAAATAACATCCCCAAAAGATATTTATTACGAGCTCAAAGAATACCAAAATAAAAAACAGGAATATTTTATTGCACTCTATCTTGATGGTGCTAATTATTTATGTTTTAAAGAGGTTATAACAATAGGAATATTAAATCAAAGTTTAGTTCATCCAAGAGAAGTCTTCGCTCCAGCAATTGAGAATAGATGTGCTTCAATTATAATAGCACATAATCATCCAAGTGGAGAATTAATTCCAAGTGAAGCTGATATTAAAGTAACTAAAAGATTAAAAGAAAGTGGTAAAATTTTAGGTATTGAATTGCTAGACCATATCATAATTAGCAAAGATGGTTTTTATAGTTTTAGTGAGAATATGTTAATTTAA
- a CDS encoding type II toxin-antitoxin system mRNA interferase toxin, RelE/StbE family produces the protein MYKLVQTDKYKKKVVKFLKKHRNLISKYEKTIFLLEQNPFHPSLRLHKLKGDLKEFYSVSIDMEYRIIIDFIIIDDRIILIDIGSHDEVY, from the coding sequence ATGTATAAATTAGTTCAAACTGATAAATATAAGAAAAAAGTTGTAAAATTTTTAAAAAAACATAGAAATTTAATTTCTAAATATGAAAAAACTATTTTTTTATTAGAACAAAATCCTTTCCATCCTTCTTTAAGACTTCATAAATTAAAAGGTGATTTAAAAGAGTTTTATTCAGTCTCAATTGATATGGAATATAGGATAATAATTGATTTTATAATTATTGATGATAGGATTATTTTAATTGATATTGGCTCACATGATGAGGTTTATTGA
- a CDS encoding DedA family protein: protein MNEIVNFLVESVGALGYIGIFLLMFLESSFFPFPSEVVMVPAGYLASKGEMNLFLAILSGVLGSVAGAWFNYFLASRYGRSLVLKILKPHHLEKIEKFFENHGEISTFNGRLLPGIRQYISFPAGLAKMNPFKFTIFTALGAGIWVSILAMLGYFIGENSELIHKYIKEITVVTIIILIIVTIIYIKIKKSKK from the coding sequence ATGAATGAGATTGTTAATTTTTTAGTAGAAAGTGTTGGTGCATTAGGATATATAGGAATTTTTTTACTAATGTTTTTAGAAAGTAGTTTTTTCCCTTTTCCAAGTGAAGTTGTGATGGTTCCAGCTGGATATTTAGCAAGTAAGGGTGAGATGAATTTATTTTTAGCAATTTTGAGTGGAGTTTTAGGAAGTGTAGCAGGGGCTTGGTTTAATTATTTTTTAGCAAGTAGATATGGAAGAAGTTTAGTTTTAAAAATTCTAAAACCTCATCATTTAGAAAAAATCGAAAAGTTTTTTGAAAATCATGGAGAAATTTCAACATTTAATGGAAGATTGCTTCCAGGCATTAGACAATACATCTCTTTTCCAGCAGGTCTTGCTAAAATGAATCCATTTAAATTTACTATCTTTACTGCCTTAGGTGCAGGAATTTGGGTTAGTATTTTAGCAATGTTGGGTTATTTTATAGGAGAAAACAGCGAGCTTATTCATAAATATATAAAAGAGATAACAGTTGTTACTATTATAATTTTGATAATAGTTACAATTATTTATATAAAAATAAAAAAATCAAAAAAGTGA